GACCCGGCGGACCCGCAGGTGCTGTATCTCTCCAGCCAGGTCGGGGATTACGACGGCTCCATTGGGGCACGGGACGGTGATGCCCTGTCCGGCCTCTACTCGAGCACGGACGGCGGCGCCCACTGGACGCAGCACCTTCCCACGCTCGCGTTCGCTGATGTGGTCGTTGACCCAAGCGATGACCAGAACGTCTATGCCGGCAGCTACGTCTCCAACGACGCCGGAGCCACATGGGCACCCATCAACACACCCGCCGCCAATTTCACGGTCATCGCGGTCGATCCCAGCGATTCCCAGGTCATCTTGGGCGTAGAAGACGCCACCATCACCGGCGTGCTCTGGATGAGCAGGGATCAAGGTGCACACTGGGACCCCGTCGCCATGCCCCATGGCAACGCGGTCTACAACCTGGCTTACGATCCGGTCACACCGGCCACGGTCTACGCTTCTTCCCAGGCCTTCGGCGTGTACAAGAGCACGGACGGAGGCTCGACCTGGGCGGAATCCACGGAGGGGCTCGCCGGTGTCTATGCGTTCAACGTACTGATGGATAGCACCGGCGACATCTACCTGGGTTCGATCGGCACCGGCATCTTCAAGAGCACCGATGGCGGCGCGACCTGGGCCATGAAGGACGATGGCCTGGATATCGGCATCGGCAGCTCAGGGATCACGACCCGTTCCCTCGTCGAGGCAGCGACACCGGGCACGCTGTATATGACCAATCAGAGCCATCTCTACAAGACCACCAATGGCGGCGATACCTGGTCGCGTATCACCAGCCGCAGCGATGGATCGATCGACATCGTGGCCACGGATCCGGAGCGGGCAGATACGGTCTATGCGGGGACCGGCGGCGGCCACGTCCTGAAGTCCACCGACGGGGGAGCCCACTGGACCCAGTCGGTGAGTGGCCTGCCCGCTGACGGCGTCTGGTCACTGGCGGTGGACCCGACGGACAGCGACGTGCTGTACATCGGCGGCTTCCAAAGCAGCCTGTCCAAGAGTACCGATGGCGGCAAGACATGGTCTCTCTCGGACACCGGCCTGGCGGGCTCGGAGGGCGTGTGGTGTGTCGCCGTGGATCCCAAGGATGGGGACAACGTGTACGCCTGCGCGGGCAACCACGGCGTGTACAAGAGCACGGACGGCGGCAAGAAGTGGGCCAAGGCCGGCGACGTACCCGATTACGCGTTCAGTATCCTCGAGGTCGATCCGCACGACCCGGTAGTGATCTACGCCGCCCTCCCGGGTTTCGCGGTATACGTCTCCACGGACTCCGGCGCCCACTGGACAAAGCTCGTCGACCCGTCCGGGTCCGCAGCCACTGCCAGCCGGACCGAAGCCATGGCGGCTTCAGGGTCGTCGCACACCGTCAGCGCTTCGTCTGGGAGCCAGTACGTGAAGATATCGGCCTTCGCCGTGGACCCGCGGTCGGAGAAGGTCTATGGCGCGGCCAGCGACCATCAGGTCTATGTCTACAGCAACTCGCATCTCCCCAGCGGCTCCGGCAGTTCCGGTTCCGGCGGTGGCGGCGGGGGATTCCCGCTGCTGGCGAGTCTTGCGTTGCTGGGTGTAGGGTTCCTGCGCCGCCGGAGCTGAGCCCGGCTAGGCCGAAACACGAAGGCCGCTCTCTTGAGCGGCCTTCTCTTTGGGTCAGGCGTTCGCAGCCTCAAGTCGCCGAGTGGCGCAGGATCACGTTCACCGCGCCGAGTTGCCGCGAGCCCGATGCCCCACCGGTCACCCGCGCCTGCTGTCCCAGCTTGTCACCATAAGAACATGTGTCAGGTGGATCCAGGAAGCCGCATCGCGGCTGCCGCGGTAGCATGTCAGTCAGCGCCATGATCATCGTGTCCTCTGCAAGCAGCCCGTCGTGCCCGCCTACCTGTAAGGGACGGCATGCTCCATGAGCCGCCGATGGGCCGCCGTCGCAGTGGTATATGGCGCGGGCCTGCTGCAGGGCGCAGCCTTCGTGCTGGTCCCCGCCCTCGGCGCGGTGTTGGAGGCGCCGCCTTACGGCTTGTCCTCCGGTGCATACGGCGCACTGTTCCTGCCGCAGATGGTGGGCGCGATCCTGAGCGGCTTGCTTGCCGGCAACCTGCGCCGGCGTTGGGGCGCGAGGGGCAGCTTCCGCCTGGGGCTCGGCTGCAACGTGCTGGCCGCGGCCCTGCTCGCCGCGAGTGTGCTGTTCGCCGGCCGGGATACCGCCTATGCGCTGCTGCTCCTGGAGACTGCTCTGCTGGGGCTGGGTTTCGGTCTCACCCTGGCGGTGATCAACGATCTCGCGACGCAACTCTTCCCGCGCGCCACCGTCGCCGCGGTGACGGTGCTGAACGCCGTCATCGGCGGCGCGACCGCGTTCTCGCCGCTGGTGCTGCGCGGTCTCGCCAGCGTGGACTTGTGGTGGGCGTGGCCGGTCACCTTGAGCGTCCTGTTCCTTGGCGCCGCACTGGCTTCGATGGTCCTGTCCGGCGAGACGCAGACGACCGCCGATGAGTCCGGCTGGCGCTGGCGCCCGCTGCTGCCGTTCGCCGCGGCAGTCCTGCTCTATGCCGCCGTCGAGGGCACGTTCGGCAGTTGGGCGGCCCTCTATCTCGGTCTGCACGGCGGGTCCGTGGGTGAAGGGGCATTCGCGCTAACCGCTTTCTGGTCCGCCATGACGGTCCTGCGGCTGGGCTTGAGTGCGGTGCGCGGACACACGCGCATCTTCTACCTCGCCTCGCCGGTAGCCATGGCTGCCTGCCTGACGGCCATCGCCTTGGCGGCTGCGCCCCATATGTTGGTGGCACTGTTCGCCGCGGCGGGCGCCGCCTGCGGCATCTTCTATCCTTTCAGCATGTCCTTCGCGTTCGCCACGTTTCCACGCTCGGCCACCCGGGTGGCCGGCTTGCTGGTGGCGGCACTGATGGTGGGCGAGGGCCTGGGCTCCTATCTGCCGGGGTTCCTGCAACATTGGCTGCCGATGGATGCGGTCTTCGGGGTCTCCGTGCTGTGGTGCCTGCCCCTGTTCGTGCTGGCGCTGCTGATCACAGGGAAGAAGAGGGTGGTCAGCGGGTGACGAGAGGCTTCGCGGGATGCAGATGAGCTGGAGTCAGGCGTTCGGCAGCCTGGCGTTGCCGAGATACCGCAGCACCACGCTCACGACGCCCAACGCGGCCAGGCCGAAGAGTGCCAGGAGCTGCCGGCCCGAGAGCGCGCCCAGGAAATAGAACACCACGAACCCCACCGTGCCGGCAGCGATGATGCCGAGCATGGCGAGAGCCCAGGTTTCAGGGGAGGGAGGGTTCGCCCGTGCCATTAGGCGGAATAGAATTCCGCCCGGGCGAACGACCGGACATGGATGTCCGGGCTGGAAGGCACACCAGGGACGGGTGATAGGTAAGCAGATGAAAAAGAAGAATATTGCATCGCGCAGTAGTTCTTACCGCGAGCGGAAACCTTGCAACAGGCTCTTGAGACTGAGATCCACCAGCTGGTCCGCCGGGATCATGGGCATACCTTCGACGTGGTCGGCCATGCATTCCACACGTCCCGTAATGATTAGGGACGTCAACCCGTGCACGTGGGACCAGATGGTGAAGCCGTCCAGCTCCAGGTGGCCCTGGCGCATGAAGCCGCTCTTCTGCATCTCTTCCAGCATGCCGGTGAGGGCGTGGAAGGCGCGGTTGCCTGCGTCCTTGATCTCGGGGAACTTGAAGCGCTTCGCCGGCAGCTCCTCGCCGGAGAACATGAGCTTGTAGAGAGCGGGGTTGTCGATGCCGAACTGCACGTAGGCCTGGCCCATCTGCAGGAACTTCTGCTCGGGATCAGCCACCTTGCCGATGGCGGCTTCCAGGCAGTCCTTGAGCTTGTCGAACCCGGAGATCGCTATCGCCACCAGCAACGCTTCCTTGTCGGTGAAGTGGGAGTAGAGGGCAGGGGCGCTCACGCCCACCCGCTTGGCGAGGTCGCGCAGAGAGAAGGACTCGCCGTCCTTCTCCATGAGCTTGAGTGCACCCACGACCAATGCGTTCCGCAGGTCGCCGTGGTGGTAGGCGTTCTTGATGAGGCGCATGGGACACATTATAGATAGGCCTCTTTGCGGCCCGGACGTCGCGCCGGGGCGGGCTCAAAAAATTGTCTCGTAAATCTTGACACCGTTAAGTTCATGAGAGCACACTCTACGCCCCCAACTTAACGCTGTCAAGATTGAGGCACCCATGGCCACCCGCATCCCCCCGCTGCCCCTGCTTTTCGCGCTTATCTCCACCTCCAGCCTGGTGGCCGCCTGCGGCCATGAGGCCAAGGGGGAGGTCCCGGCCAAGCCCGTGATCGCCGCGCGGCTCATGCCGACGGACACCACCGCCCGGGACAAGTACAGCGGCGACGTGCACGCCCGCTACGAGTCGGCCCTGGGGTTCCGGGTGCCGGGCAAGATCGTGGCGCGACAGGTGAACCTGGGGGACTCGGTGAAGGCCGGCCAGCTCCTGGCCAAGCTCGACGCGGCGGACGCCGCTCTCAACAAGGATGCAGCCGAGGCAGCCCTCACCGCCGCCAAGAGTGCCTACGAGACCGCCCAGCGGGACCTCGACCGCTACGCCTCCCTGGTGAAGAGCGGCGCCGTGAGCCGCTCCGCCTTCGAACACCAGCAGGACCTCTTCACCTCCGCCCAGGCCAGCTACCAACAGGCCCAGCGCGCTTACGATCTGCGCGGCAACCAGCTCGCCTACACCGAGCTGCGCGCGGACCACGACGGCGTGGTCACCTCCGTGGATGCGGAGGCAGGGCAGGTGGTGGCGGCGGGGCAGACGGTGATGAGCCTCGCCTGGTCCGCCGGCCGCGAGGTGTACATCGACGTGCCGGAGAACCGCATCGGCGAGTTCAGCGGCGCCAAGGACATCCGCGTGAGCCTCTGGGGCGTGGAGGGCAAGAGCTACGCGGGCACCGTGCGGGAGAAGTCCGCCTCCGCGGACCCGGCCACACGCACCTTCCTCATCAAGATCGCCCTCGCGGGCGCGGGCCCGGAAGTGAAGCTCGGCATGACCGCCGCCGTGAACGTGGCGGACGCCGTTGACCCGGAAGAACTGTTGATCCCCCTGAGCGCGCTCTACCACAAGGACCAGTCCGCCGCCGTGTGGGTGGTGGACCCCAAGACTTCCCTGGCGGTGCTCAAGCCCGTGCAGGTGGGCCGCTACACGGACGAGGGCGTGATCATCGCCTCGGGCCTCGCTGCCGGCGACACGGTGGTACTGAAGGGTGTGAACGAGCTCTATGAGAGCGAGCCCGTGAAGCCTGCCGCGCCCGCCGTCGAGACCCGCGTCGCGAGCGCACCGCTGTGACCGGCGGCTTCAACCTCTCGGAGTGGGCGCTCCGGCACCGCAGCCTCGTGCTCTACGCCATGATCGTGACGGCGCTGCTGGGCCTCCTGGCCTACAGCAAGCTCGGCCAGTCCGAGGACCCGCCGTTCACGTTCAAGGTGATGGTGGTCAAGACCCTGTGGCCCGGCGCCACGGCGGCCCAGGTGCAGCGTGAGGTGACAGACCGCCTGGAGCGCAAACTCCAGGAGACCGAGAACCTGGATTTCCTGCAGAGCTACTCCAAGCCCGGCGAATCCCTGATCTTCTTCAACATCAAGGACTCGGTGCCCGCGAGCGCGGTGCCCGGCACCTGGTACCAGGTGCGCAAGAAGCTGGGCGACATGGCCGGCCAGCTGCCCCAGGGCGTGGTGGGCCCGTTCTTCAACGACGAGTTCGGCGACGTCTACACCAACATCTACGCCCTGGAGGGCGACGGCTACAGCTACGCCGAGCTCAAGGACTACGCGGACAAGCTGCGCGAGCAGCTGCTGCGCGTGCCAGGCGTGGCCAAGGTGGACTACTTCGGCGAGCAGCCGGAGGTGATCCACGTGGAGATCTCCAACCGCAAGCTCGCGACCTTAGGTGTGCGCCCACAGGACGTGGTGGCGGTGCTGCAGGCCCAGAACGCGGTGCTGCCCGCCGGCAACTTCGACGTGGGCGGCGAGCACATCAGCCTGCGCGGCAGCGGCCAGTTCCAGTCGGTGGAGAGCCTCAGGGAAGTGACGTTCCGCGCCAACGGCCGGCTGCTGCGCCTGGGCGACATCGCCCGCATCAGCTCCGGCTACCAGGACCCGCCGGAGCAGCAGCTGCGCTTCGGGGGCCGGCCGGTGCTGGGCATCGGCGTCACCATGCAGGCGGGCGGCGACCTCATCGACCTCAGCAAGCACCTGACTCCCGCCATCGCCTCGTTGCAGCAGCGCCTGCCGGCGGGCTTGACGCTCCACAGCGTCACGGACGCGGGCGTGGCGGTGCGCCAGTCCGTGGGCGAGTTCCAGGAGGCGGTGGGCGAGGCCATCCTCATCGTGCTCATCGTGAGCCTCTTGAGCCTCGGGCTTCGCACCGGCACCGTGGTGGTGATCGTCATCCCATTGGTGCTCGCGGCCACCGCGTCCCTGATGTGGGCCTTCGGCATAGGCCTGCACAAGGTGTCTCTCGGTACCCTGATCCTGGCCCTGGGCCTGCTCGTGGACGACGCCATCATCGCGGTGGAGATGATGTCCGTGAAGCTGGAGCAGGGTTACGACCGGGTGAAGGCCGCGGCCTTCGCCTACACCTCCACCGCGTTCCCCATGTTCACCGGCACCCTGGTCACCGTGGCCGGGTTCCTGCCCATCGCGCTGGCCAAGTCCAGCGTGGGCGAATACACCCGCTCCATCTTCCAGGTCTCGGCCATCGCGCTGCTGGTGTCCTGGGTGGCTGCCGTGGTGGTGATCCCCTATCTCGGGTTCAAGCTGTTACCCGAAGCCCATCAGCACGCCACCCCCTGGTGGCGCACCTGGCTGGAGCGGCGCGCCCCGGCCCTGGCCGCGCGCCTGCCCCAGCCGGGCGAGCGCAATGACGAGCACGACGTGTACTCTACGCCGTTCTATGCACGCTTCCGCGCGCTCATCGCCTGGTGCGTGGGGCACCGCCGCAAAGTGCTGGCCGCCGCGGCGGGCCTGTTCGTGCTGGCGGTGGCGGGCTTCACGCTCATCCCGCAGCAGTTCTTCCCCTCATCTGACCGGCATGAGCTCCTGGTGGACCTGCGCCTGCCGGAAGGCGCCTCCTACGAGGCGACGCTGCGCGAGACCCAGCGCATGGAGAAGTTCCTGGCCACCCAGGAGGGCATCGACAACTACGTGAGCTACGTGGGCGCGGGCTCGCCGCGCTTCTACCTCAACCTCGACCAGCAGCTCACCCAGCGCAACTTCGCCCAGTTCGTGGTGACCACCCACTCGGTGGAGGCTCGCGAGGCGCTGCGTCCCCGCGTCGAGGATGAGCTGGCGAAGGACTTCCCGGGCCTGCAGGGCCGGGTGACGCGTCTGGAAAACGGCCCGCCGGTCGGGTTCCCGGTGCAGTTCCGCGTCTCGGGCGACGACATCGCCACGGTGCGCGGCATCGCGGCCCAGGTGGCGGAGGTGATGCGCGCCAACCCCGACACCATCGGCGTGCAGTACGACTGGGACGGTCCCGCCAACAAGAGCGTGCACCTGGAGATAGACCAGGAGAAGGCGCGCCTCCTCGGCATCGGCAGCGACGACCTGGCCGCGTTCCTGAACATGTCCCTCACGGGCTACACCGCCACCTACTACCGGGAAGGCGACAAGCTCATCGGCGTGGACCTGCGCGCGCCTGCGGCGGAGCGGGCGGACCTGGGGAACCTGGGCAACCTCATGATCCCCACCGCCGCCGGCAAGTCCGTGCCGCTGGCCCAGGTGGCCAAGCCCGTGTACGGCCTCGAGTACGGCGTGATCTGGGAGCGCGACCGCCAGCCCACTGTGATCGTGCGCGCCGACACCCAGGGCGGCGCCCAGGGCATCGACGTGACCAACGCCATCGACAAGCAGCTCGCGGACATCCGCGCGCACCTGCCGCTCGGCTACCGCATCGAGGTGGGCGGCTCCGTCGAGAACAGCGCCAAGGCCCAGGACTCCATCAACGTGCAGATGCCGGTGATGCTGTTCGTGGTGTTCACCCTGCTCATGATTCAGCTGCAGAGCTTCTCGCGCACGTTCATGGTGCTCCTCACCGCGCCGCTCGGACTGGTGGGCGTGAGCGGGGCGCTGCTGCTCTTCGGCCAGCCCTTCGGGTTCATGGCCATGCTCGGCACCATCGCCATGTTCGGCATCATCATGCGCAACTCCGTGATCCTGGTGGACCAGATCGACCACGACATCCGCGAGGGCCATCCGCCGCTGGAGGCCATCGTGGGCGCCACGGTGCGCCGCTTCCGTCCCATCAGCCTCACCGCCGCGGCTGCGGTGCTGGCGCTGATCCCGCTGCTGCAGAGCGACCTCTTCAGCCCCATGGCGGCGGCACTCATGGGCGGCATCACCGTCGCCACCATCATGACGCTGTTCTTCCTGCCGGCGCTGTACGCCGCTTGGTTCAAAGTCCCGGTGCCTGCTTCGGCGGAAGCGCCGGAGGCCGCCCTGCCGCAGGCAGGTTGAGAGAGGGGAGGGGCTATACAGTGTCTGCTCGCCGTGTTCGACTGCATGGAAGTGTTGTGCCGGGACTCCCTGTCACAAAACTGACATATACCCCCCTCCGGGGGTAGCGAACCCAACGCGCATCCCATTGGGGCAGATACCAGGCTTGGCGGGCTTCCTTGTAGGCGGCTACCCGCCCACCTAACATAGAGCCCTCTGAAAGGGATTTGTCTAAGGGGTCGTCCATGGATATGCGTATATTCCCGCGCCGTGCGGCGGCGTGCGCTGTGATGTGGCTGTGCGCGCTGTCGGGCTGTTCGTCACAGCCGCACCTGGGCTCCGTCCAGCAGCGCCACATGGGCAAGCCGCAAATCGTCTACGTGCGTGCGCAGGATGTCATCGAGGTCACCGACCCGCTCGGCACCCACATGGCGCATGTGGGCAAGTTCGTCACGCTGAATTTCCTGTTCGGCGGAGTGGGGGCAGCCGCGTACTTCGCGGGCAACCAGTATTCCGGAGGCATGGACGATGACATGGAGCGTTCGGCGGGGCTCTTCAGCGCCCAGCACTGGCCGGACCGCGTCCAGGCGGCGATGGAGCAGGCGGTGGCCGGCGTATCGGCGCTCAGTACTGCTTCGCACCGGACGCTGGACCGGAGTCCCAACCTCGCCGAGATGCAGCAGCTCGCCGCCCGGACCGATGCGGACAGCCTGGTGTTCCTCATCCCCGAGATGCAGATGGCGAGCGAGGGGGATGAGCTGAGGATGACGGTGCGGGTCGTGGTGGTGGGCAATTCCCTGCACCATGCCTGCCGTGACTGCGGTTTCGCGCCCGCCGGCGACCAGGCGACTCCCATCATCGCGGATCACGAACTCGAAGTGGACCAGTCGCTGGTGGCGGTGCCCGGCGGCGCCACCTGGGAAGAGCAGAAGCAGTCAGGCCACAACCTGCACGGCCTTACGGACGCGGACTACGCGAGGTTCTGGCTGAAGGGCGACCCCAAGCCGCTGGTGAGTTTCCTGGATGCGGCGTTCCCGGACCTTCAGGACACGATCACCATCTACCTGGGCGGCGACGCCCCCGCGCCCCGGCCTCTGCCCACCTTGAAGATGGTGGTCTATTGACCGGGCTTAAGGCCTGACCGCACAAAAAAGGGGCGCCTTGCGGCGCCCCAACTCGGAGAACCCGGGTTCCCCTCGGGGTTCAGAAGAACGGATAGCCCGGCAGCAGCGACAGGTTCTGGAACGTGCCGTCCGGGTCCGGTCCCAGCAGGAAGTAGAGCTTGCCGCCTACCGGGTCGATCTCCACCGGTGAGCTGCCGCCCGCTTGCTGCACGTAGCCCACGCTCGCCGGGGCCCAGCCGTAGGCGAGCGCATTGCAGGCATCCGCCGGCACGCCGCTGATGGCGGTGCCGGTGAGGCCCACGGTCTCGATGGCCGCGAGGCTGCCGCCGCTGCAAGGCGCCGGGTTCGGGCTGAAGAGGTACACGAAGTCCCGCTCGATGATCGCGGCGGCGCCGCTGGGCCGGAAGCCGCCCCACAGGTCGTCGCCGATGCGGGAGTTGGCGTAGGTGGTGGCGACGCTGCCGTCGCCGTTGGCCACCACCGCGGTGAACTGCACGGGGCTGAAGCTGAAGTCCCGCACGTCGATCCAGTAGCGCCCCGCGATGGTGTAGCGCAGGAAGGCGTTCTGGTTCGCGCCGCCGCCCGCCACCAGCACCGGCGTCTGGCCCACGGGGCCGGCCTCGCTGAGCACGATCACGTGCTGGAAGCCGGTGCTCATGTCCACCTCGTTGAGGCCCAGGTGGCCGGCGGAAGGCCCGTCGCCGCCGAGACCGGCGCACTCGCCGCCGCTCGCGTCCGCGTAGACCGCGCTGGGGGCGCCGCCGGCGAGGGGCGCGGTGTAGACCGCGTAGCCCGTGCTGGTGGGCTCGGCGAACAGCAGCACGCCGGTGGCCGGATCCGTGAAGGAGCCGCCGGTGAAGCCGGTGCAGGGCGAGCTGTCCGCGTAGCTGAAGCTCGTCACCAGACCCGAGGCCGTCATGGTCACGCGGTAGAGCGCGTCGGTGTGGTTGGTGCCGTCGTCGCTGGGCGACACCAGGAACGCGACGCCGTCCTGCCGGCCAAGGACGAAGGGCGCGGGGCCGGCGGGCGGGCCCACCAAGAGCGTGGTGTGGCTGCTGAAGTTGGCCTTGTAGGCGTCCACCGAGTTGCCGGTCCACACGACCCAGCGCACGAAGCTGTCGTCGGTGGGGTCGGTGAACGCGCCGAGCACGGTCCAGTGGGCCGGCTGGATCATGGGCGCGGTGCTGGCATCGGCGCCGGCCGGGATCAGCCAGGTCTGGGTGCCGAGACCCGAGGCGCAGTCGTTCACGGAAACGACCGGTTCCACCACCGCCTGCACGTAGGCCTTGGCCGCGGCGAAGGGCCGCTCGTCCAGGGCCGTGAGGCTGCACAGCTCGGCGTAGCTGCCGCTGCTGTACTGGGCCACCGGCTGGATGCGGTGCAGATCCACCTTATAGAGGTGGCCGTTGAGGCCGTAGACCAGCATCTGCGGCTGCACGTTGGTCGCCATGTGGCTCACGGCGTTGTAGCTCCAGTCGTCCAGCACCGCCACCTGGCCGCCGGCATCCAGCACCTGGTTGGTGATCTGGTAGGGCGGGTTGCCCAGATGGTCCGTGTCCGCCAGCCACACGCCCTTGTCGCCGCCGGCGCCGAGCGTGAGCGTGAAGGGTACGTAGAAATGGTTCGCCGCCGCGGCGCCATCCGCCAGCAGTAGCGTGACCGCGGCCGCCAGCAGGCGGCGCAGCATGGATGAACTCTTGCGCATGGGTCTCTTCCTCCCTGGTCGGTCTGCACTCCACCCGAGGGATACCCGTCGCGCCGCAGACGGTGCGCGTGTTCCGAATTCCATTTGGGTCCCCCACTCGGACTTCTTCGAGTCCGCGTCCTTTATAGGCGGCGTGAGGATGGAGGGCTATCGGCCAGGAGCGCCCAGGGGTGTAAGACGCGACTTACCCCACCGGATTATGGGTAACTGCGCTTATGTCCGGTGGCGGAGGGGAGAGAGAGGTCAGGTGAAGAGCTTGCGCCAAGCTGAAAGTTGGCTGCTGTCCGAGCCGTTGCCGTCGATCTCGATGCCGAGCAGGAAAGCCTTGTCGTTCCGATCCGCGCCGCTCCAGCGCGTCTCGCCCCGCAGGTGGAAGGAGTCCTTGTGGCCGGGCACGTGGATCACGATGTCGATGCGCTCGCCCGCCTCCAGCGCCTGCTTGAGCTTGAGCTGCAGGCCGGCAGCGGAGATGTCCACGGTGGTGCAGTAGAGCGTGGAATGAGCCGGGTCGGCGGCGGTGGCTTGGCGGTGGATGACCGCGCGGTCCTGGACCGGCTTGCGTGCGTGCTTG
This window of the Gammaproteobacteria bacterium genome carries:
- a CDS encoding MFS transporter, with protein sequence MSRRWAAVAVVYGAGLLQGAAFVLVPALGAVLEAPPYGLSSGAYGALFLPQMVGAILSGLLAGNLRRRWGARGSFRLGLGCNVLAAALLAASVLFAGRDTAYALLLLETALLGLGFGLTLAVINDLATQLFPRATVAAVTVLNAVIGGATAFSPLVLRGLASVDLWWAWPVTLSVLFLGAALASMVLSGETQTTADESGWRWRPLLPFAAAVLLYAAVEGTFGSWAALYLGLHGGSVGEGAFALTAFWSAMTVLRLGLSAVRGHTRIFYLASPVAMAACLTAIALAAAPHMLVALFAAAGAACGIFYPFSMSFAFATFPRSATRVAGLLVAALMVGEGLGSYLPGFLQHWLPMDAVFGVSVLWCLPLFVLALLITGKKRVVSG
- a CDS encoding TetR/AcrR family transcriptional regulator — encoded protein: MRLIKNAYHHGDLRNALVVGALKLMEKDGESFSLRDLAKRVGVSAPALYSHFTDKEALLVAIAISGFDKLKDCLEAAIGKVADPEQKFLQMGQAYVQFGIDNPALYKLMFSGEELPAKRFKFPEIKDAGNRAFHALTGMLEEMQKSGFMRQGHLELDGFTIWSHVHGLTSLIITGRVECMADHVEGMPMIPADQLVDLSLKSLLQGFRSR
- a CDS encoding efflux RND transporter periplasmic adaptor subunit, producing MATRIPPLPLLFALISTSSLVAACGHEAKGEVPAKPVIAARLMPTDTTARDKYSGDVHARYESALGFRVPGKIVARQVNLGDSVKAGQLLAKLDAADAALNKDAAEAALTAAKSAYETAQRDLDRYASLVKSGAVSRSAFEHQQDLFTSAQASYQQAQRAYDLRGNQLAYTELRADHDGVVTSVDAEAGQVVAAGQTVMSLAWSAGREVYIDVPENRIGEFSGAKDIRVSLWGVEGKSYAGTVREKSASADPATRTFLIKIALAGAGPEVKLGMTAAVNVADAVDPEELLIPLSALYHKDQSAAVWVVDPKTSLAVLKPVQVGRYTDEGVIIASGLAAGDTVVLKGVNELYESEPVKPAAPAVETRVASAPL
- a CDS encoding efflux RND transporter permease subunit, which produces MTGGFNLSEWALRHRSLVLYAMIVTALLGLLAYSKLGQSEDPPFTFKVMVVKTLWPGATAAQVQREVTDRLERKLQETENLDFLQSYSKPGESLIFFNIKDSVPASAVPGTWYQVRKKLGDMAGQLPQGVVGPFFNDEFGDVYTNIYALEGDGYSYAELKDYADKLREQLLRVPGVAKVDYFGEQPEVIHVEISNRKLATLGVRPQDVVAVLQAQNAVLPAGNFDVGGEHISLRGSGQFQSVESLREVTFRANGRLLRLGDIARISSGYQDPPEQQLRFGGRPVLGIGVTMQAGGDLIDLSKHLTPAIASLQQRLPAGLTLHSVTDAGVAVRQSVGEFQEAVGEAILIVLIVSLLSLGLRTGTVVVIVIPLVLAATASLMWAFGIGLHKVSLGTLILALGLLVDDAIIAVEMMSVKLEQGYDRVKAAAFAYTSTAFPMFTGTLVTVAGFLPIALAKSSVGEYTRSIFQVSAIALLVSWVAAVVVIPYLGFKLLPEAHQHATPWWRTWLERRAPALAARLPQPGERNDEHDVYSTPFYARFRALIAWCVGHRRKVLAAAAGLFVLAVAGFTLIPQQFFPSSDRHELLVDLRLPEGASYEATLRETQRMEKFLATQEGIDNYVSYVGAGSPRFYLNLDQQLTQRNFAQFVVTTHSVEAREALRPRVEDELAKDFPGLQGRVTRLENGPPVGFPVQFRVSGDDIATVRGIAAQVAEVMRANPDTIGVQYDWDGPANKSVHLEIDQEKARLLGIGSDDLAAFLNMSLTGYTATYYREGDKLIGVDLRAPAAERADLGNLGNLMIPTAAGKSVPLAQVAKPVYGLEYGVIWERDRQPTVIVRADTQGGAQGIDVTNAIDKQLADIRAHLPLGYRIEVGGSVENSAKAQDSINVQMPVMLFVVFTLLMIQLQSFSRTFMVLLTAPLGLVGVSGALLLFGQPFGFMAMLGTIAMFGIIMRNSVILVDQIDHDIREGHPPLEAIVGATVRRFRPISLTAAAAVLALIPLLQSDLFSPMAAALMGGITVATIMTLFFLPALYAAWFKVPVPASAEAPEAALPQAG
- a CDS encoding PilZ domain-containing protein; translated protein: MTDERRKHARKPVQDRAVIHRQATAADPAHSTLYCTTVDISAAGLQLKLKQALEAGERIDIVIHVPGHKDSFHLRGETRWSGADRNDKAFLLGIEIDGNGSDSSQLSAWRKLFT